A DNA window from Octopus sinensis linkage group LG25, ASM634580v1, whole genome shotgun sequence contains the following coding sequences:
- the LOC115224235 gene encoding GTP-binding nuclear protein Ran isoform X1, with product MLMSTVWCICLFYEERLKGFTKFIYSILFQLVLVGDGGVGKTTFVKRHLTGEFEKKYVATLGVEVHPLVFYTARGPIRFNVWDTAGQEKFGGLRDGYYIQGQCAIIMFDVTSRVTYKNVPNWHRDLVRVCENTPIVLCGNKVDVKDRKVKAKAITFHRKKNLQYYDISAKSNYNFEKPFLWLARKLIGDANLEFVEMPALQPPEVEMSQSLAQQYEKELEVAQEIALPDEDEDL from the exons atgttaatgtcTACAGTTTGGTGTATTTGTCTATTTTATGAAGAAAGACTAAA AGGTTTTACTAAATTCATCTATTCCATTCTGTTTCAGCTGGTGTTAGTGGGTGATGGCGGCGTGGGTAAAACCACTTTTGTCAAACGTCATTTAACTGGCGAATTTGAGAAAAAATATGTTG CAACATTGGGTGTAGAGGTGCATCCACTTGTGTTTTACACAGCCAGAGGACCCATCAGGTTCAACGTTTGGGATACGGCAGGACAAGAAAAATTTGGTGGGCTCAGAGATGGTTATTATATTCAAG GACAGTGTGCTATCATCATGTTTGATGTTACATCAAGAGTTACATACAAAAATGTTCCCAACTGGCATCGAGATTTAGTGAGAGTATGCGAAAATACACCAATTGTGCTGTGTGGAAATAAGGTTGATGTAAAAGACCGAAAGGTAAAAGCCAAAGCAATCACCTTCCACAGAAAAAAGAATTTAcag TACTATGATATCAGTGCAAAGAGTAATTATAATTTTGAGAAACCATTCCTTTGGTTGGCAAGGAAGTTAATTGGAGATGCTAACCTTGAATTTGTTGAAATGCCTGCTCTTCAACCACCAGAGGTAGAAATGAGTCAATCACTTGCACAACAATATGAGAAGGAACTTGAG GTGGCTCAAGAAATTGCTCTtcctgatgaggatgaagatctTTGA
- the LOC115224235 gene encoding GTP-binding nuclear protein Ran isoform X2, with the protein MCDKMPTFKLVLVGDGGVGKTTFVKRHLTGEFEKKYVATLGVEVHPLVFYTARGPIRFNVWDTAGQEKFGGLRDGYYIQGQCAIIMFDVTSRVTYKNVPNWHRDLVRVCENTPIVLCGNKVDVKDRKVKAKAITFHRKKNLQYYDISAKSNYNFEKPFLWLARKLIGDANLEFVEMPALQPPEVEMSQSLAQQYEKELEVAQEIALPDEDEDL; encoded by the exons ATGTGTGACAAAATGCCAACATTTAAG CTGGTGTTAGTGGGTGATGGCGGCGTGGGTAAAACCACTTTTGTCAAACGTCATTTAACTGGCGAATTTGAGAAAAAATATGTTG CAACATTGGGTGTAGAGGTGCATCCACTTGTGTTTTACACAGCCAGAGGACCCATCAGGTTCAACGTTTGGGATACGGCAGGACAAGAAAAATTTGGTGGGCTCAGAGATGGTTATTATATTCAAG GACAGTGTGCTATCATCATGTTTGATGTTACATCAAGAGTTACATACAAAAATGTTCCCAACTGGCATCGAGATTTAGTGAGAGTATGCGAAAATACACCAATTGTGCTGTGTGGAAATAAGGTTGATGTAAAAGACCGAAAGGTAAAAGCCAAAGCAATCACCTTCCACAGAAAAAAGAATTTAcag TACTATGATATCAGTGCAAAGAGTAATTATAATTTTGAGAAACCATTCCTTTGGTTGGCAAGGAAGTTAATTGGAGATGCTAACCTTGAATTTGTTGAAATGCCTGCTCTTCAACCACCAGAGGTAGAAATGAGTCAATCACTTGCACAACAATATGAGAAGGAACTTGAG GTGGCTCAAGAAATTGCTCTtcctgatgaggatgaagatctTTGA